The following proteins are co-located in the bacterium genome:
- a CDS encoding glycosyltransferase family 39 protein yields MNAITPAKAGSRKQTLIACAAIVIVSTLMLTYEIDEPFWGLQDFNCVIQSIAARNFLKYGLIATRFMPATNTGDVRNGKFDLYVHHPPLIAYPLAAFYCLFGETEWVGRLFFVLCAIGSALLVFLIGKMYLRQLDALLCALVFSLLPCIGYFGRMINYESPGLLFALFAFWSYCRFLKSRRKVALALL; encoded by the coding sequence ATGAACGCGATCACACCCGCGAAGGCAGGATCACGAAAGCAGACACTGATTGCCTGCGCCGCTATCGTCATCGTCTCAACCCTCATGCTCACCTACGAGATCGACGAGCCGTTCTGGGGGCTTCAGGATTTCAACTGCGTCATCCAATCGATTGCCGCCCGGAACTTCCTCAAGTATGGTCTGATAGCCACAAGGTTCATGCCTGCAACGAACACGGGCGACGTTCGCAATGGCAAATTCGACCTCTATGTCCATCATCCTCCCCTGATTGCGTATCCTCTTGCTGCGTTTTACTGTCTATTCGGTGAGACAGAATGGGTGGGGAGGTTATTCTTTGTGCTCTGCGCAATCGGCAGCGCTTTGCTGGTGTTTCTTATAGGGAAGATGTACCTCAGGCAACTTGACGCCCTTCTTTGTGCTCTTGTTTTCTCGCTATTGCCGTGCATCGGTTACTTCGGCAGAATGATCAATTATGAGAGCCCCGGCCTTTTGTTCGCTCTCTTTGCTTTCTGGAGTTACTGCCGTTTCCTCAAAAGTCGCAGAAAAGTCGCCCTTGCCCTACTTTAG